The following are from one region of the Colius striatus isolate bColStr4 chromosome Z, bColStr4.1.hap1, whole genome shotgun sequence genome:
- the P3H4 gene encoding endoplasmic reticulum protein SC65: MGGAALALLLLAAAGLCAAQYEEYSVRGFPADALEPLQRAYARALAQYADAQWAESARALEASLRLHRLLRDSEAHCHRRCAQPAAGDPAEEPPAEEDGAAWEWEREMQLFGQLLRRAGCLRACKRDLPVFQMRYPPAQTLRDFQRRLPYQYLHYALFKSNKIEKAVSAAHTFLQKNPKHEMTLRYLNYYRTMLDVDEYLVDLEAQPYEPIFVRSVKLYNNGDFRSSAADMEQALAEYYKSYEDCLASCEGAYELQEFKDFYPAIADHFVSVLQCKVDCETELTPNVGGYFVEKFVATMYHYLQFAYYKLNDVRDAVRSVSSYMLFDPGDAVMQQNLVYYRFHRERWRLQEEDFEPRPEAVRYHNRTAAQKKMLDFARQYLQADDEMEVDGDEGPETWDLPSDGEFEGEGDYEEGFFAEWWQEPKTKGDKDDQETQ, translated from the exons ATGGGCGGCGCGGCCctggcgctgctgctgctggcggcTGCGGGGTTGTGCGCGGCGCAGTACGAGGAGTACAGCGTGCGCGGCTTTCCCGCGGACGCGCTGGAGCCGCTGCAGCGCGCTTACGCGCGGGCGCTGGCTCAGTACGCGGATGCGCAGTGGGCGGAGAGCGCCCGGGCGCTGGAGGCCAGCCTGCGGCTGCACCGGCTGCTTCGCGACAGCGAGGCGCATTGTCACCGCCGCTGCGCCCAGCCCGCGGCGGGGGACCCCGCCGAGGAGCCCCCCGCGGAGGAGGATGGCGCGGCGTGGGAGTGGGAGCGGGAGATGCAGCTCTTCGGGCAGCTGCTGCGCCGCGCCGGCTGCCTGCGCGCCTGTAAGCGCGACCTGCCCGTCTTCCAGATGCGTTACCCCCCAGCGCAGACTCTGCGCGACTTCCAGCGCCGCTTGCCCTACCAGTACCTGCACTACGCGCTCTTCAAG tCAAATAAGATCGAGAAAGCGGTGTCTGCTGCCCACACCTTCCTGCAGAAGAACCCCAAGCACGAGATGACCTTGAGGTACCTGAACTATTACAGGACGATGCTGGACGTGGATGAATATCTGGTTGACCTCGAGGCTCAGCCCTATGAG CCGATATTCGTGCGGTCGGTGAAGCTGTACAACAACGGGGACTTCCGGAGCAGTGCAGCCGACATGGAGCAGGCGCTGGCCGAGTACTACAAGTCATACGAGGACTGCCTGGCCAGCTGTGAGGGTGCCTACGAGCTCCAGGAGTTCAAGGACTTCTACCCCGCCATTGCAG ACCACTTTGTGAGTGTGCTGCAGTGCAAGGTGGACTGTGAGACTGAGCTCACCCCCAACGTGGGTGGCTACTTTGTGGAGAAGTTTGTGGCCACCATGTACCACTACCTGCAGTTCGCCTACTACAAGC TGAACGACGTGCGGGACGCGGTGCGCAGCGTCTCCAGCTACATGCTCTTCGACCCGGGCGACGCCGTCATGCAGCAGAACTTGGTCTATTACCGCTTCCACCGCGAGCGCTGGCGCTTGCAGGAGGAGGACTTCGAGCCTCGGCCG GAAGCCGTGCGCTACCACAACCGGACGGCTGCGCAGAAGAAGATGCTGGACTTTGCCAGGCAGTACCTGCAGGCTGATGATGAG ATGGAGGTGGATGGTGACGAGGGGCCGGAGACGTGGGATCTGCCCTCCGACGGCGAGTTCGAGGGCGAAGGTGACTACGAGGAGGGCTTCTTCGCAGAGTGGTGGCAGGAGCCCAAGACCAAGGGGGACAAAGATGACCAAG AGACCCAGTGA